From Candidatus Saganbacteria bacterium, a single genomic window includes:
- a CDS encoding phosphoglucomutase, alpha-D-glucose phosphate-specific (catalyzes the interconversion of alpha-D-glucose 1-phosphate to alpha-D-glucose 6-phosphate) has product MNRKKLDVTKLRDDFFKLKPDPEDPAQKVSFGTSGHRGCPSLGTFNEMHIAAIAQSMVDFRKENGINGVLFIGMDTHAASLPAMQVVLEVLAANDAEVRFEERQKFDDKSGFTPTPAVSFAILEENKNDQKAKADGIIITPSHNPPADGGIKYNPPTGGPADSSMTKKIGSYANNYLKGLNAGVKRIPLETALKKNSVRRHDFVTPYVSALKDIIDMDAVKSSKIKIGADPLGGAAIEYLEPIKKLYGIELEIINDAIDMTFDFMPSDHDGKIRMDCSSPFAMANVVRQKDDFDVIFANDTDSDRHGIVARSKGLLNPNHFLSVAVWYLINHRAHWEKGLSVGKTIVTTQLIERIVSKLGRMFLETPVGFKYFADGLFKKTLCFGGEESAGASFLRMDGSTWTTDKDGIIMGLLAAEICAVMKKDPGIIYEELTKEFGIPFYKRIDTPASPALKKKLGNASPEQIKATTLAKDAIILISSKAPNGEPIGGLKISTQNGWSAVRPSGTEDIAKLYAESFVSEEHLENIISDTQNIIKNLV; this is encoded by the coding sequence TGTCCATCACTCGGGACTTTCAATGAAATGCATATCGCCGCCATCGCACAGTCAATGGTCGATTTCAGAAAAGAGAACGGCATAAACGGCGTTCTTTTCATCGGCATGGACACGCACGCGGCCTCGCTTCCCGCGATGCAGGTCGTTCTGGAAGTGCTTGCTGCTAATGATGCGGAAGTGAGGTTCGAAGAAAGACAGAAGTTCGACGATAAAAGCGGGTTCACCCCTACCCCGGCAGTCTCGTTCGCCATCCTCGAGGAAAATAAAAATGACCAAAAAGCTAAAGCGGACGGGATAATAATAACGCCTTCCCATAATCCGCCGGCAGACGGCGGGATAAAATACAATCCGCCGACAGGCGGGCCCGCTGACAGCTCGATGACAAAAAAGATCGGGTCCTATGCGAATAATTACCTTAAAGGACTAAATGCCGGAGTGAAAAGGATCCCTCTTGAAACGGCACTGAAGAAAAACAGCGTCCGAAGACATGATTTTGTCACGCCTTATGTCTCGGCCCTCAAAGATATTATCGATATGGACGCCGTCAAGAGCTCAAAAATAAAGATCGGGGCTGACCCTCTGGGCGGAGCCGCGATCGAGTACCTTGAACCCATAAAAAAACTATACGGGATAGAACTGGAAATAATAAATGACGCGATAGACATGACCTTTGATTTCATGCCTTCGGACCATGACGGAAAAATAAGGATGGATTGCTCCTCCCCTTTTGCAATGGCAAATGTCGTCAGACAAAAAGATGATTTCGACGTCATATTCGCCAATGATACGGACTCGGACCGCCACGGCATAGTCGCCAGGTCAAAAGGTCTGTTGAACCCGAACCATTTTCTTTCGGTCGCGGTCTGGTACCTGATAAATCACAGGGCACACTGGGAAAAGGGACTTTCGGTCGGAAAAACAATAGTGACTACCCAGCTTATTGAACGGATCGTGAGTAAACTCGGAAGGATGTTTCTTGAAACGCCGGTGGGATTCAAATATTTTGCGGACGGACTTTTTAAAAAGACCCTTTGCTTCGGCGGGGAGGAAAGCGCGGGAGCTTCATTCTTGAGGATGGACGGATCAACATGGACGACCGATAAAGACGGGATAATAATGGGCCTTCTTGCCGCGGAAATATGCGCTGTCATGAAAAAAGACCCTGGGATAATTTATGAAGAGCTTACCAAAGAATTCGGAATTCCTTTTTATAAAAGGATAGATACACCGGCAAGCCCGGCCTTAAAGAAAAAACTCGGAAACGCTTCCCCGGAACAAATAAAAGCAACCACACTCGCAAAAGACGCGATCATTTTGATTTCTTCAAAAGCACCGAACGGAGAACCTATTGGCGGGCTTAAGATCTCGACTCAAAACGGCTGGTCTGCGGTCAGGCCTTCGGGCACGGAAGATATCGCCAAGCTTTATGCGGAGAGCTTTGTGAGCGAAGAACATCTGGAAAATATCATCAGCGACACCCAAAACATCATCAAAAATCTTGTGTGA